The proteins below come from a single Serinus canaria isolate serCan28SL12 chromosome 6, serCan2020, whole genome shotgun sequence genomic window:
- the SCD gene encoding stearoyl-CoA desaturase has product MPAHLLQEEEFSSTSSTTAGGTVTSRVTRNGNTVMEKDLLNHEDLAGDRGMVDDIFDETYQEKEGPKPPLRYVWRNIILMSLLHLGALFALTLIPSAKIQTLAWALLCFVVSALGITAGSHRLWSHRSYKATLPLRIFLTIANSMAFQNDIYEWVRDHRVHHKFSETDADPHNAMRGFFFSHIGWLLVRKHPDVIEKGQKLDLSDIKADKVVMFQRRYYKPSVVLLCFTLPAVVPWYFWDESIIISFFIPAILRYTLGLNATWLVNSAAHMFGNRPYDQNINPRENPLVSLGALGEGFHNYHHTFPYDYSTSEFGWRFNLTTAFIDLMCLLGLASDRKKVSKEVILARKMRTGDGSHKSG; this is encoded by the exons ATGCCTGCGCActtgctgcaggaggag GAGTTCTCCTCCACCTCCAGCACcactgctggtggcacagtcacTTCCCGGGTGACCAGGAATGGAAACACTGTCATGGAGAAGGACTTACTCAATCATGAGGACTTGGCAGGAGACCGGGGCATGGTAGATGATATCTTTGATGAGACCTACCAGGAGAAAGAGGGCCCCAAGCCCCCGCTGCGATACGTCTGGAGGAATATCATCCTCATGAGCCTGCTGCACCTCGGGGCCCTGTTCGCCTTGACACTGATACCTTCTGCAAAGATCCAGACGCTGGCGTGGG CTCTTCTGTGTTTCGTGGTGAGTGCTCTGGGGATCACAGCTGGATCTCACCGCCTCTGGAGTCATCGCTCCTACAAAGCCACGCTGCCCCTGCGCATCTTCCTGACTATTGCCAACTCCATGGCCTTCCAG AATGACATCTATGAGTGGGTCCGGGACCACCGTGTCCATCACAAGTTCTCCGAAACAGATGCAGACCCACACAACGCCATGCGGGGCTTCTTCTTCTCCCACATTGGCTGGCTGCTTGTGCGCAAGCACCCCGATGTCATCGAGAAGGGACAGAAGCTGGACCTCAGTGACATCAAGGCTGACAAAGTGGTGATGTTCCAGCGCAG ATACTACAAGCCTTCAGTGGTGTTGCTGTGTTTCACGCTGCCAGCTGTAGTGCCCTGGTACTTCTGGGATGAATCCATCATCATCAGCTTCTTCATTCCAGCCATCCTGCGCTACACCTTAGGCCTCAATGCCACTTGGCTAGTGAACAGTGCTGCTCACATGTTTGGCAACCGGCCGTATGACCAGAACATCAACCCACGGGAGAACCCCTTGGTCAGCCTGGGAGCCCTAG GAGAAGGCTTCCACAACTACCACCACACCTTTCCCTATGACTACTCAACCAGTGAGTTTGGCTGGCGCTTCAATTTAACCACAGCCTTCATTGACCTCATGTGCCTCCTGGGGCTGGCCAGCGATCGCAAGAAGGTCTCCAAGGAGGTCATCCTGGCTCGGAAAATGCGGACTGGAGATGGAAGTCACAAGAGTGGCTGA